The following proteins come from a genomic window of Neosynechococcus sphagnicola sy1:
- a CDS encoding SDR family oxidoreductase produces MLITGASGFLGWHLCRLAQAQWQVYGTYHTHPMQRPRMTLLSLDLRDYAAMRELFHRLRPDAVIHTAAQSHPNWCQRHPKAAAAINVIAAWNLAGLCADLAIPCVFTSTDLVFDGLHPPYAETDAVCPISFYGEQKVAAELGMRSRHPGVAIGRMPIMYGVAPSAPSFLQPLLANLEAGHPISLFTDEFRTPVSGLTAAHGLLIALNQLQGVIHLGGRERLSRYEFGCLLLEVLQRPLTQLQACRQQDIPMPAPRPPDVSLNSQRAFDLGYHPLSVREELLQLGLNATSGTDLP; encoded by the coding sequence CTGCTGATCACGGGAGCCAGTGGCTTCTTAGGCTGGCATCTCTGCCGATTAGCCCAGGCTCAGTGGCAAGTTTACGGCACCTACCATACCCATCCGATGCAGAGGCCCAGGATGACCCTGCTGTCCTTAGACCTGCGAGATTATGCAGCGATGCGGGAACTGTTTCATCGCCTGCGACCCGATGCCGTGATTCATACAGCGGCGCAATCGCATCCCAACTGGTGTCAACGCCATCCGAAAGCCGCCGCTGCCATCAATGTCATCGCGGCCTGGAACCTGGCGGGTTTGTGTGCAGATCTGGCAATTCCCTGTGTCTTTACCTCCACCGATCTAGTGTTTGATGGCTTGCATCCTCCCTACGCAGAAACAGATGCCGTTTGCCCCATTAGTTTCTATGGGGAACAAAAAGTGGCGGCTGAATTGGGGATGCGATCGCGCCATCCCGGCGTTGCCATTGGTCGCATGCCGATAATGTACGGGGTTGCTCCATCGGCTCCCAGCTTTCTGCAACCATTGTTGGCAAACCTGGAAGCAGGTCACCCCATCTCCTTATTTACAGATGAGTTTCGGACGCCCGTCAGTGGGCTGACTGCTGCCCACGGTCTCTTGATTGCCCTCAATCAATTACAAGGAGTCATTCATCTCGGCGGTCGAGAGCGGCTCTCGCGCTATGAATTTGGCTGTCTACTCCTTGAGGTGTTGCAACGACCCCTGACCCAACTTCAAGCCTGTCGCCAGCAAGATATCCCCATGCCCGCCCCCCGCCCCCCCGATGTGTCCTTGAACAGTCAGCGAGCCTTTGACCTGGGGTATCACCCGCTCTCGGTACGGGAGGAATTACTGCAATTGGGTTTAAATGCGACTTCTGGGACAGATCTTCCCTAA
- a CDS encoding photosystem I assembly protein Ycf3, which produces MPRTQRNDNFIDKSFTVMADLILKFLPASQKEKEAFAYYRDGMSAQSDGEYAEALENYEEALKLEEDPYDRSYILYNIGLIHTSNGDHENALEHYHQAIELNPRLPQALNNIAVVYHYQGEKLKEAGDRDAAEVLFDQAAEFWKRAIRIAPNNYIEAQNWLKTSGRSQVDLYF; this is translated from the coding sequence ATGCCAAGAACGCAGAGAAACGATAATTTTATTGACAAGTCCTTTACGGTCATGGCAGACTTGATTCTCAAGTTCCTGCCGGCTAGCCAAAAAGAAAAAGAAGCGTTTGCCTACTACCGGGATGGCATGTCAGCGCAGTCGGATGGGGAATATGCCGAAGCCCTAGAGAACTATGAGGAAGCGCTGAAACTAGAGGAAGATCCCTACGATCGCAGCTATATTCTCTATAACATTGGTCTGATCCACACCAGCAATGGAGATCACGAAAATGCTCTAGAGCATTACCATCAGGCCATTGAACTCAACCCCCGTCTCCCCCAAGCCCTGAATAACATTGCGGTCGTCTACCACTATCAGGGCGAGAAGCTGAAAGAGGCTGGGGATCGTGATGCAGCGGAGGTGTTATTTGATCAGGCCGCAGAATTCTGGAAGCGCGCAATTCGCATTGCCCCCAACAACTACATCGAAGCCCAGAACTGGCTGAAGACCTCCGGTCGTTCTCAAGTCGATTTGTATTTTTAG
- a CDS encoding UDP-N-acetylmuramoyl-tripeptide--D-alanyl-D-alanine ligase: protein MTAIASSRRQSSRGAIAAVVEVGFTHPQLPLFQVPDTLAAYQAIARWWRDQFSQPLIAVTGSVGKTTTKELIAAVLSTMGLVHKSQANYNNEIGVPKTLLELTPAHQYAVVEMGMRAAGEIALLTQIARPDIAVITNVGTAHIGRLGSEQAIAQAKCELLTTMPPSGIAILNQDNPLLLETAAQVWSGKTITYGLTGGTIQGTLQDAQTLSVGGMQLPLPLPGQHNALNYLAALAVAQVLGGELGTLGPGIDRDPTGGTRPTVSSAPGYGASG, encoded by the coding sequence TTGACGGCCATTGCTTCATCGAGACGGCAATCCAGCCGGGGGGCGATCGCGGCGGTGGTGGAGGTGGGGTTTACCCATCCCCAGCTACCGCTGTTTCAGGTGCCCGATACCCTGGCAGCCTATCAGGCGATCGCCCGCTGGTGGCGCGACCAGTTTTCCCAGCCGCTGATTGCTGTTACAGGGTCTGTGGGGAAAACCACCACCAAGGAGCTGATCGCTGCTGTGCTCTCAACCATGGGGTTGGTGCATAAAAGTCAGGCCAACTACAACAATGAAATTGGCGTTCCTAAAACCCTCCTGGAACTGACACCGGCTCATCAGTATGCCGTGGTGGAAATGGGAATGCGGGCCGCCGGAGAGATTGCCCTGCTTACCCAGATCGCCCGCCCCGATATCGCGGTGATTACCAATGTGGGGACAGCCCATATTGGCCGACTCGGTTCTGAGCAGGCGATCGCCCAGGCCAAGTGTGAACTTCTCACCACTATGCCACCCTCGGGCATTGCCATCCTCAATCAGGACAATCCCCTGCTCCTGGAGACCGCTGCCCAGGTCTGGTCGGGGAAAACCATTACCTACGGTTTGACGGGGGGAACCATTCAGGGCACGCTACAGGATGCTCAAACCCTTTCCGTTGGCGGGATGCAATTGCCCTTGCCCCTTCCTGGTCAACACAATGCCCTGAACTACCTGGCAGCCTTGGCCGTCGCTCAGGTGCTGGGGGGTGAGTTGGGAACCCTTGGCCCAGGGATTGACCGTGACCCTACCGGGGGGACGCGCCCGACAGTATCATCTGCCCCAGGATATGGTGCTTCTGGATGA
- a CDS encoding ferritin-like domain-containing protein, whose translation MLDELAERSLMIDGTPVADPAQYLPTATVQPSIGQLSVRDMIAEAIATHELIIGEMHEDAELATNAGDIGTADLYTRLVQVHQKHRWFLKEIIKKGDNLVV comes from the coding sequence ATGCTTGATGAACTGGCAGAACGCAGCTTAATGATTGATGGCACCCCCGTTGCCGATCCCGCCCAGTACTTGCCCACAGCAACGGTTCAACCCTCCATCGGTCAGCTTTCCGTCCGCGACATGATTGCAGAGGCCATCGCCACCCACGAGTTAATCATTGGGGAAATGCATGAGGACGCAGAACTGGCAACCAATGCCGGAGATATTGGTACCGCAGATCTCTACACCCGACTGGTGCAGGTGCATCAGAAACACCGCTGGTTCTTAAAAGAAATTATCAAAAAAGGCGACAACCTCGTTGTCTAG
- the gatC gene encoding Asp-tRNA(Asn)/Glu-tRNA(Gln) amidotransferase subunit GatC: MLDLDQVRKVAHLARLTLTPAEETQFTTQLSSILEYFQQLSELDTSDVQPTARVIDLSNVTRPDRHRLYENREGILASAPDAEGDFFRVPKIM; the protein is encoded by the coding sequence ATGCTTGATCTTGACCAAGTTCGTAAGGTTGCTCACCTGGCTCGTTTAACCTTAACCCCTGCCGAAGAAACACAATTTACAACCCAATTAAGTAGCATTCTTGAGTACTTTCAGCAGTTGAGTGAACTCGATACCAGCGATGTTCAGCCAACGGCACGAGTGATTGACCTCAGTAATGTTACCCGTCCCGATCGCCATCGTCTCTACGAAAACCGGGAAGGGATTTTAGCCAGTGCCCCTGATGCCGAAGGCGACTTCTTCCGGGTGCCTAAGATTATGTGA
- a CDS encoding ABC transporter permease, with product MDLGTSLTSRGQSVWVIIQQFFPATLELAVCSMVIALVVGIGIGILSASRPNTYLDVGGRLFGIVTYAVPLFWLGMLMQLVFAVQLGWFPLGTRFPLNLTPPEGPSGLYLLDSLFHGHLDQLLATLHYLALPSLTLGILISGIFERIVRVNLRETLQADYVESARARGIPESRILLAHALKNALIPVITVLGLTFAALLGGAILTEVTFSWPGLANRLYEAISLRDYPTVQGIVVFFAALVAIASIGIDLVNAYIDPRIRY from the coding sequence TTGGATCTGGGCACCTCCCTAACCAGTCGGGGGCAATCAGTCTGGGTCATTATTCAGCAGTTTTTCCCCGCAACCCTAGAACTGGCGGTCTGTAGCATGGTCATTGCCCTGGTGGTGGGCATTGGCATTGGGATTCTCTCAGCGTCTCGGCCCAATACTTATCTGGATGTGGGGGGGCGGCTCTTTGGGATTGTTACCTATGCCGTTCCACTGTTCTGGCTGGGAATGTTGATGCAACTCGTCTTCGCGGTGCAATTGGGCTGGTTTCCTCTGGGGACTCGCTTTCCCCTCAACTTGACACCTCCTGAGGGGCCCAGTGGACTCTACCTCCTGGATAGCCTGTTTCATGGCCATCTAGATCAGTTGCTGGCCACCCTGCACTATCTGGCTCTCCCCAGCCTCACCCTGGGAATTCTCATTAGTGGCATTTTTGAACGCATTGTCCGGGTGAATCTCCGGGAAACCTTGCAGGCCGACTATGTGGAGTCCGCAAGAGCCAGAGGAATTCCAGAATCCCGAATTTTGTTAGCCCATGCCCTTAAAAATGCCTTGATCCCAGTGATTACCGTGTTGGGGTTGACCTTTGCCGCTCTGTTGGGGGGAGCCATTCTCACGGAGGTGACCTTCTCCTGGCCGGGACTGGCGAATCGACTGTATGAAGCCATTTCCCTGCGGGATTATCCGACGGTGCAGGGGATCGTGGTTTTCTTTGCCGCCCTCGTGGCGATCGCTAGCATTGGGATCGATTTGGTGAATGCCTACATCGACCCACGGATTCGTTACTAA
- a CDS encoding glutamate ligase domain-containing protein, whose product MTLPGGRARQYHLPQDMVLLDETYNAGLESMIAALQFLAATPGQRRIAVLGTMKELGDRSAEFHQQVGAMVQQLQLDHLCILAAEPEASALATGAGAVPCERYDSHTNLVAHLRIFLAPGDRVLFKASRAVGLDQVVAALRVDFATPD is encoded by the coding sequence GTGACCCTACCGGGGGGACGCGCCCGACAGTATCATCTGCCCCAGGATATGGTGCTTCTGGATGAGACCTACAATGCGGGGCTGGAGTCAATGATTGCCGCCCTACAATTCTTGGCAGCCACCCCAGGTCAGCGGCGGATTGCGGTTCTGGGCACCATGAAAGAGTTGGGAGACCGCTCGGCGGAATTCCATCAGCAAGTGGGAGCGATGGTTCAACAACTCCAGTTAGATCACCTGTGCATTCTGGCCGCAGAGCCAGAGGCCAGTGCCCTAGCTACTGGAGCAGGTGCTGTCCCCTGCGAGCGCTATGACAGCCACACCAATCTGGTTGCCCATCTGCGAATCTTTTTAGCACCGGGCGATCGCGTTTTGTTCAAAGCTTCGCGGGCGGTGGGGCTGGATCAGGTCGTAGCAGCCCTGCGGGTTGATTTTGCCACCCCCGATTAA
- a CDS encoding cyclic nucleotide-binding domain-containing protein: MEKGQFILSVLSEADIGWMRRVGKVEEIPAGTVLIQGGQPLDWFYIILSGHLTVFITAPEKKEIATIGVGEILGEMSFVDASLPSATVAALEDSLVLAISQQQLAAQFELDHSFAHRFYRAIALFLSSRLRRVIGQLGYD; the protein is encoded by the coding sequence ATGGAGAAAGGTCAATTTATTCTGAGTGTTTTGAGCGAAGCCGATATTGGCTGGATGCGGCGGGTGGGTAAGGTGGAAGAAATCCCCGCTGGAACTGTTTTAATTCAGGGGGGGCAACCCCTGGATTGGTTTTACATCATCCTCTCGGGTCACCTGACAGTCTTTATCACGGCTCCAGAGAAGAAGGAAATTGCCACAATTGGGGTGGGTGAAATTCTCGGGGAAATGTCCTTTGTCGATGCCAGTCTGCCCTCAGCCACGGTGGCGGCTCTGGAAGATTCCTTAGTACTCGCCATTTCCCAGCAGCAGCTGGCTGCTCAATTCGAGCTTGATCATAGTTTTGCCCATCGCTTTTATCGAGCGATCGCCCTGTTTCTCTCCAGTCGTTTGCGGCGCGTGATTGGCCAACTGGGGTATGACTAA
- a CDS encoding dolichyl-phosphate-mannose--protein mannosyltransferase produces MTASTQPSPPFLSWFRLGIVGIFLFSLILHFWGLERFNALVFDEIYYAKYAHDYLTHTPFFDAHPPLGKYLIALGMWLSERLDLFPETAMNGLTGSMRPPWSYRWLNALVGSFLPLIVAGIAYELSQRRRFALLAGLFTAVDGLLLVESRYGLINIYLVGFGLLGHWFFLRSLRRSRQWLWLGLAGLSLGAAIAVKWNGLGLLLGLYLIWGIARLLHRRRSPLPPDLMMPLRQIARISGQSLLLYLGLLPIAVYGLVWIPHLQINGVSFWTVHQQIFNYHAHMGNGPAIHPYCSAWYTWPWMIRPMSYFYETTHALTDPLPPLHPPLPAGTGQVVYDVQAMGNPFLWWLSAIALLMGLMIAIEAVLGGLGLSGWVLPPASSQPGVTLYLVVNYAANFLPWSGVSRCTFIYLYLLAVVFGFLAIANLVDQWLDSPEPWLRRLSWGVAGVILLAFGFWLPIYLGLPLSPDEFRLRMWFPSWI; encoded by the coding sequence ATGACTGCCTCTACCCAGCCTTCACCCCCGTTCCTATCCTGGTTTCGGCTGGGAATCGTGGGAATTTTTTTGTTCTCCCTGATCCTCCATTTCTGGGGTCTGGAGCGGTTTAATGCCCTTGTCTTTGATGAGATCTACTACGCCAAGTATGCCCATGATTATTTGACCCATACCCCCTTCTTTGATGCCCACCCGCCTCTGGGGAAGTACCTGATTGCCTTGGGTATGTGGCTCAGTGAGAGGCTTGATCTCTTTCCCGAAACGGCGATGAATGGGCTCACCGGGAGTATGCGCCCTCCCTGGAGCTATCGCTGGCTCAATGCCCTCGTTGGCAGTTTTCTGCCCCTGATCGTGGCTGGGATTGCCTATGAACTAAGCCAACGGCGGCGATTTGCCCTTCTGGCTGGGTTATTTACTGCCGTTGACGGGCTGCTATTGGTTGAGTCGCGCTACGGGCTGATTAATATTTACCTGGTTGGGTTTGGCCTCCTAGGGCACTGGTTTTTTCTAAGATCTCTGAGACGGTCGAGACAATGGCTGTGGCTGGGTTTGGCTGGTCTTTCTCTGGGGGCTGCCATTGCGGTGAAGTGGAATGGCTTGGGGCTGTTGTTGGGGCTTTATCTGATCTGGGGGATTGCCCGACTGCTGCATCGACGGCGATCGCCCCTACCCCCAGACCTGATGATGCCGCTTCGGCAAATCGCTCGAATTTCAGGACAGTCCCTGTTGCTGTATTTGGGTCTACTGCCAATCGCAGTCTATGGTCTGGTCTGGATTCCCCATCTCCAGATCAATGGCGTTAGCTTCTGGACGGTTCATCAACAAATCTTTAACTATCATGCCCACATGGGGAATGGGCCTGCGATTCATCCCTACTGTTCTGCCTGGTATACCTGGCCCTGGATGATCCGGCCCATGAGTTATTTCTATGAAACCACCCATGCCCTTACCGACCCGCTGCCACCCCTCCATCCACCCCTGCCCGCAGGAACCGGACAGGTGGTCTATGATGTCCAGGCCATGGGTAACCCGTTCCTCTGGTGGTTGAGTGCGATCGCCCTTTTGATGGGGCTGATGATTGCCATCGAAGCAGTATTAGGGGGGCTGGGGTTATCGGGTTGGGTGTTGCCCCCCGCCTCTTCCCAACCAGGGGTGACCCTTTATTTAGTTGTCAACTATGCCGCTAATTTTCTCCCTTGGTCAGGGGTGAGTCGTTGTACTTTTATTTACCTCTACTTACTCGCCGTTGTGTTTGGCTTCCTGGCGATCGCGAACCTCGTGGATCAGTGGCTAGATAGTCCTGAGCCATGGCTACGGAGGTTGAGTTGGGGCGTGGCGGGGGTGATTCTGTTAGCCTTTGGATTTTGGTTGCCGATCTACTTGGGGTTACCCCTGTCTCCCGACGAATTTCGCCTGCGGATGTGGTTTCCCTCTTGGATTTAG
- a CDS encoding transporter substrate-binding domain-containing protein, translating to MIQVQLLKSPLTQVFARTLTTTLVTTLSLTLLASQSPAQSVVPAAPTTQPTLVMGTETDYIPFEYRDPELGANEIVGFDIEVAKYIAHKLGFDLQLQGMKFEDLIPALRARHLDFAMSAITPTSERRQVIDFSEIYFESSNTIVAPKGHNLKRLSDLQGKTVGVLSGTIQERQLLQLAPTLPRLKIQSFKRTTEIIDAVREGQVDAAIIEDTVVQAYLENNPTLEFQVITEQAPTGVAIAFPKGSKYVKAFNQVLREMKANGELRRLVRQWFENQ from the coding sequence ATGATCCAGGTGCAATTACTGAAGTCCCCCCTCACCCAGGTATTTGCTCGAACCTTGACCACAACTTTGGTTACAACCCTGTCCTTGACCTTACTGGCGAGTCAGAGTCCTGCCCAATCAGTCGTTCCTGCTGCACCAACGACCCAGCCGACCCTAGTGATGGGGACGGAAACCGACTATATCCCCTTCGAGTATCGCGACCCAGAACTAGGGGCAAACGAAATTGTCGGGTTTGATATTGAGGTCGCCAAATATATTGCCCACAAGTTGGGATTTGACCTCCAGTTACAGGGGATGAAGTTTGAGGATCTAATCCCAGCACTGCGAGCCAGACATCTGGACTTTGCGATGTCAGCCATCACCCCCACCTCAGAGCGGCGGCAAGTCATTGACTTCTCAGAGATTTACTTTGAGTCAAGCAATACGATCGTAGCCCCCAAAGGTCATAACCTGAAGCGACTCTCGGATCTTCAAGGTAAAACCGTCGGGGTACTCAGTGGCACCATTCAGGAGCGGCAATTGTTACAACTTGCCCCGACCCTGCCGCGCTTAAAGATTCAGTCATTTAAGCGCACCACTGAGATTATTGATGCGGTGCGGGAGGGACAGGTGGATGCTGCCATCATTGAAGATACCGTGGTGCAAGCCTATCTGGAGAATAATCCCACCCTGGAATTTCAGGTGATTACTGAACAAGCTCCGACCGGTGTGGCGATCGCCTTTCCCAAAGGGTCGAAGTATGTGAAGGCGTTTAACCAAGTGCTGCGTGAGATGAAAGCCAATGGGGAACTACGCCGCCTCGTGCGCCAGTGGTTTGAAAATCAGTAG
- a CDS encoding homoserine dehydrogenase produces MAFKIGLLGLGTVGTGTVQILADPAQRHPLVQELELYRVGVRTLDKPRSVELPATCLTTDLASIVTDPSVDIVVEVLGGLEPARTLILQAIAHGKHVVTANKAVIARYGEEIFTAAAQSGVYVLLEAAVGGGIPVIEPLKQSLCGNRIQAIIGIVNGTTNYILTRMQREGGDFSEILADAQQLGYAEADPSADVDGLDAADKIAILASLGFGGRIKLSDVYCEGIRQVSAADITYAEKFGFVIKLLAIARREPLPLGIDLEQLQIRVHPTLIPHPHPLANVNDVYNAILIEGDPVGQVMFYGRGAGAGPTASAVVADVLNIAALLQVGRSGLTHTDGTPLLDPLLACSHQHYCAIAPMAELVTRFYARFLTQDYPGVIGKLGTCFGNHDVSLESVVQTGLQGNLAEIVVVTHDVREGNFQQALAEIRNFDSIHTIPSVLRVL; encoded by the coding sequence GTGGCGTTCAAAATTGGTTTACTGGGGTTAGGTACCGTCGGTACGGGTACGGTACAAATTTTGGCAGATCCCGCCCAGCGTCATCCGCTGGTACAGGAATTAGAACTTTATCGCGTGGGGGTACGAACCCTTGATAAGCCTCGTAGTGTGGAGCTTCCAGCTACGTGTCTGACGACAGATCTAGCCTCGATTGTCACAGATCCCAGTGTCGATATTGTCGTCGAAGTTCTAGGTGGCCTTGAGCCTGCCCGTACCCTGATCCTGCAAGCGATCGCCCACGGCAAGCATGTGGTCACCGCCAACAAGGCCGTGATTGCCCGCTACGGTGAAGAGATTTTTACCGCTGCCGCCCAATCGGGGGTCTATGTGTTGCTGGAAGCAGCGGTGGGTGGCGGCATCCCGGTGATTGAGCCCCTGAAACAATCTCTCTGTGGCAACCGGATTCAAGCCATTATCGGCATTGTCAATGGCACCACCAACTACATCCTGACGCGGATGCAGCGAGAGGGAGGAGATTTTAGCGAGATTCTCGCCGATGCCCAGCAGTTGGGCTATGCAGAAGCAGATCCCTCCGCCGATGTTGATGGCTTGGATGCCGCCGATAAGATTGCCATTCTCGCCTCCTTAGGGTTCGGGGGTCGAATCAAACTGTCAGATGTTTACTGCGAAGGGATTCGTCAGGTCAGTGCCGCCGATATTACCTATGCTGAGAAATTTGGCTTTGTGATTAAGCTGTTGGCGATCGCCCGCCGGGAGCCGCTGCCGCTGGGGATCGATCTGGAGCAGCTTCAGATCCGGGTACACCCCACCCTGATCCCTCACCCCCACCCCCTCGCCAATGTCAATGATGTCTATAACGCCATCTTGATTGAAGGGGATCCCGTCGGCCAGGTGATGTTCTATGGACGGGGAGCCGGAGCTGGTCCCACCGCCAGTGCGGTGGTGGCGGATGTGCTGAATATTGCTGCCCTGTTGCAAGTCGGGCGCAGTGGGCTCACCCACACCGATGGCACCCCCCTCCTAGACCCCTTACTGGCTTGTTCCCACCAGCACTACTGTGCCATTGCCCCCATGGCCGAATTGGTGACCCGCTTTTATGCTCGGTTCCTCACCCAAGACTACCCTGGTGTGATTGGCAAACTGGGAACCTGCTTCGGTAACCATGATGTCAGCTTAGAGTCAGTGGTGCAGACAGGCTTACAGGGAAATCTCGCTGAAATTGTAGTCGTGACCCACGACGTCCGCGAAGGTAACTTCCAGCAAGCCCTGGCAGAAATTCGCAACTTCGACTCCATCCATACCATTCCCAGCGTCCTGCGGGTGCTTTAA
- the malQ gene encoding 4-alpha-glucanotransferase, giving the protein MPFARASGVLLHPTSLPSRFGIGDLGAAAYAFIDFLHQSQQQLWQVLPLGPTGYGNSPYMCYSAMAGNPLLISPELLAASGLLTAADWQDLPSFSSTSVDFASVGPSKFALLRKACDAFRHQASIDDQHAFRQFCQTKRDWLEDYALFMALKTAHNGASWQTWELEIVQRQPTALEQWRRQLGPEIFLHQYLQFEFFRQWSALKAYANQQGIQIIGDIPIYVAHDSADVWAHPQNFCLDEQGEPAWMAGVPPDYFSDTGQLWGNPVYNWEYLQQSHFQWWIQRFRSMLEYVDIIRIDHFRGFEAFWAIPQGEETAIQGEWVEAPGTELFEVLKQELGTLPILAEDLGIITPEVEALRDRFEFPGMKILQFAFGSGPGNPYLPFNYQRNCVVYTGTHDNDTTVGWFSQLSPYEQTSLQRYLGSISSDGVQWDLIRLALSSIANQAIIPLQDLLGLGTEARMNFPGKAEGNWGWRYQPDALTQALREQLQDLTERFGRAPQPNSQSE; this is encoded by the coding sequence ATGCCATTTGCCAGAGCCAGCGGTGTGTTGCTCCATCCTACTTCTCTTCCCAGCCGCTTTGGAATTGGGGATTTAGGGGCCGCTGCCTATGCTTTTATTGACTTTTTACATCAGAGTCAACAGCAACTCTGGCAGGTTTTACCCCTCGGCCCCACTGGGTATGGCAACTCTCCCTACATGTGCTACTCCGCTATGGCTGGGAACCCCCTCTTAATTAGCCCAGAACTACTGGCCGCCTCCGGTTTACTGACTGCAGCCGACTGGCAAGATCTGCCCAGCTTTTCCTCGACAAGTGTTGATTTCGCCAGCGTTGGCCCCAGCAAATTTGCCCTCCTCCGCAAAGCCTGCGATGCCTTTAGACATCAGGCATCCATTGATGACCAGCATGCATTTCGGCAGTTCTGCCAGACCAAGCGGGATTGGCTGGAGGACTATGCCCTGTTTATGGCTCTGAAAACAGCCCACAATGGTGCCAGTTGGCAGACTTGGGAACTGGAAATTGTCCAGCGACAACCCACTGCCCTGGAACAGTGGCGGCGGCAGTTAGGGCCAGAAATTTTCCTGCACCAATATCTGCAATTTGAGTTCTTTCGCCAATGGTCCGCGTTGAAAGCCTACGCCAATCAACAGGGGATTCAAATTATTGGGGACATTCCCATTTACGTCGCCCACGACAGCGCGGATGTCTGGGCTCACCCTCAAAACTTCTGCTTGGATGAGCAGGGGGAACCTGCCTGGATGGCCGGGGTGCCACCGGACTATTTCAGTGACACCGGGCAGCTCTGGGGGAATCCGGTCTATAACTGGGAATACCTGCAACAATCTCACTTTCAGTGGTGGATTCAGCGCTTCCGTAGCATGCTTGAATACGTGGATATCATTCGTATAGATCACTTCCGAGGGTTTGAAGCATTTTGGGCGATCCCCCAGGGAGAAGAGACCGCAATCCAGGGAGAGTGGGTGGAGGCTCCCGGCACGGAATTATTCGAGGTACTCAAGCAGGAGTTAGGGACGCTGCCCATTTTAGCGGAGGATCTGGGGATCATTACCCCTGAAGTCGAGGCTCTCCGCGATCGCTTTGAGTTTCCAGGGATGAAAATTTTGCAGTTTGCCTTTGGTTCTGGGCCTGGGAATCCCTATCTGCCCTTTAATTACCAGCGTAACTGTGTTGTCTATACCGGAACTCACGACAATGACACGACCGTTGGCTGGTTTTCCCAACTCTCTCCCTATGAACAAACTTCCCTCCAGCGTTATTTGGGATCAATCAGTTCCGATGGTGTGCAGTGGGATTTAATTCGGTTAGCCTTGAGTTCCATCGCCAATCAGGCGATTATCCCACTCCAAGATCTATTAGGACTGGGAACAGAAGCCCGGATGAATTTCCCCGGCAAAGCTGAGGGCAATTGGGGTTGGCGCTATCAACCGGATGCTTTAACCCAGGCTTTAAGGGAGCAACTCCAAGATCTAACAGAACGCTTTGGCCGTGCCCCGCAGCCTAATTCACAATCCGAGTAA
- a CDS encoding ferritin-like domain-containing protein, producing MTATLQTKATALITALNRQQANALVAFLNYKKYHWLTFGPLFRDLHLLFEDQGG from the coding sequence ATGACCGCCACACTCCAAACCAAAGCCACTGCTCTGATCACCGCCCTCAACCGCCAACAGGCAAATGCATTGGTGGCATTTCTCAATTACAAAAAATATCATTGGCTCACCTTTGGCCCTTTGTTCCGGGATCTGCATCTCCTGTTTGAGGATCAAGGGGGGTGA
- a CDS encoding tRNA-(ms[2]io[6]A)-hydroxylase, protein MMLADLPSIKFLQQPTTSGWVEQAIAHLDTLLLDHSHCERKAAGVAVNLMFRYPAHTKLVRMLTAIAQEELQHFEQVNQWLERRGIALGLLPAPPYGTLLNAQIRKQEPQRLLDTLLVCGLIEARSHERLGLLARHCPEPDLAAFYQELMASEARHYGVYWLLATTYFDRDSVSQRLEALAVVESQILSTLHPEPRIHS, encoded by the coding sequence ATGATGTTGGCAGATCTCCCCTCGATCAAGTTTCTCCAGCAACCAACGACCTCAGGCTGGGTGGAGCAGGCGATCGCCCATTTAGATACCCTGTTGCTCGATCACTCCCATTGTGAACGCAAAGCCGCAGGGGTGGCAGTAAACCTGATGTTTCGCTATCCTGCCCATACAAAGTTAGTGCGGATGCTGACGGCGATCGCCCAGGAAGAACTGCAACATTTTGAGCAGGTGAACCAATGGCTGGAACGGCGGGGGATTGCCCTCGGACTGCTACCAGCCCCTCCCTACGGCACTCTGTTAAATGCCCAGATCCGGAAGCAAGAACCTCAGCGGTTGCTGGATACGCTCCTGGTCTGTGGTCTGATTGAGGCTCGGAGCCATGAGCGCTTGGGCTTACTCGCTCGTCATTGTCCAGAACCCGACCTGGCGGCCTTTTACCAGGAGCTGATGGCTTCGGAAGCTCGCCACTATGGGGTTTACTGGCTATTGGCAACGACCTACTTTGATCGAGACTCTGTGAGTCAACGGCTAGAAGCCCTAGCCGTGGTCGAAAGCCAGATTCTTTCCACCCTGCATCCAGAACCGAGGATCCACAGTTAG